The sequence CTCGGGATGCGCGTCCTCGTCGCCGCGAACCGCATGAAGCACCCGCTCGACGCCCGCACGCTCGCGCGCCTCGCGGTGCGCTTCGCCGATCAGGGCGTGGTCGGCTTCGGGCTCTCCAACGACGAGCGGCGCGGGATGGCGCGCGATTTCGACCGCGCCTTCGCGATCGCGCGCGAGGGCGGGCTCCTCGCGGCGCCGCACGGGGGCGAGCTGGCGGGCCCCTCCTCGGTACGGGACTGCCTCGACGACCTGCACGCCGCGCGCGTGGGGCACGGGGTGCGCGCGGCCGAGGACCCGGTCCTGCTGCGCCGCCTCGCCGACTCGGGCGTGACGTGCGAGGTGTGCCCGGCGTCGAACGTGGCGCTCGGCGTCTACCCGAAGCAGGCGGACGTCCCGCTGCGCACCCTCTTCGAGGCCGGGGTCCCGATGGCGCTCGGCGCCGACGACCCGCTCCTCTTCGGCGCGCGGCTCACGGCGCAGTACGAGATCGCCCGCCGCGACCACGGCTTCACGGACGCCGAACTGGCGGAGCTGGCCCGGCAGTCGGTACGGGGCTCGGCGGCGCCGGTGGACGTGCGCGAGAAGCTGCTGGCGCGGGTGGACGACTGGCTGGCGTACCAGGGCACGCCCGAGGTCCTGCCACGGACACGTTCTACGACTGCTTGAGTTGCTCCTGCCCGCGCGTGACGAGGGTGAGGGTCATCCCGGTCTCCGTGGTGACCATGTCGTTCGTACCGCTCGCGATGAGGGTGTCGTCGAGGAAGAAGGACGGTGTGCCCTGGATGCCGTCGCGCTCGTAGGCGGCCTCGGAAGCGGCGACGAAGTCCGCGTACCGCATCGTGCGGACCGCCTTGTCGAACGCGGGGCCGCGCAGGCCCTTCACCTTCGAGGCGAGCGCGAGGAG comes from Streptomyces sp. Tu6071 and encodes:
- a CDS encoding adenosine deaminase, translated to MERMHVNPRAGVVRDGARDLTELPKAHLHLHFTGSMRSSTLLELADKYGVRLPDALTSGEPPRLRATDERGWFRFQRLYDAARACLRAPEDIQRLVREAAEEDVRDGSGWLEIQVDPTSYAPALGGLIPALEIILDAVASASRDTGLGMRVLVAANRMKHPLDARTLARLAVRFADQGVVGFGLSNDERRGMARDFDRAFAIAREGGLLAAPHGGELAGPSSVRDCLDDLHAARVGHGVRAAEDPVLLRRLADSGVTCEVCPASNVALGVYPKQADVPLRTLFEAGVPMALGADDPLLFGARLTAQYEIARRDHGFTDAELAELARQSVRGSAAPVDVREKLLARVDDWLAYQGTPEVLPRTRSTTA